One genomic segment of Micromonospora sp. WMMC415 includes these proteins:
- a CDS encoding nitrate- and nitrite sensing domain-containing protein, producing MRSRGTSVRTKVVALLLSLVALWMFAAWVTLRDGFNLLGVQLLNTKVYVPSEPLLQELQVERRLTQEYLGDPEPARRAALEAEHRRTEELATAFAASVRSWQVDLAGSDELGRRLSESVSRLESLKETRAAVLSRGVDRLAAADRYTEAIRSIFLIYDVTGSLDDKELAADAAALIQLNRMKELISQQDALVSGLVGSGRISGPEYARFSSLVGAERFLGEETRLKLSEADQRRYRELVESDAFRRLRAVQDGIIRDGRPSTTLPFSAADWRDTVEPAAAEINKVVVAGGEGIVGRAASIAALVIVRVLLATGLGLVAVIASIVVTVTTARTLLRQLERLREAAFRLAHERLPGVVERLGRGDEVDVAKEAPPLEFGDDEIGQVGHAFNAVQETAIRTAVEQAELRRNVREVFLSLARRTQALVHRQLTLLDAMERREQDAEELEDLFRVDHLATRMRRNAENLIVLSGATPGRAWRRNVPMVDVVRGAVAEVEDYTRVTVLPLGSVSLAGRAVGDVIHLLAELIENGLSFSPPHTIVEVRGQLVGNGFVIEIEDRGLGMSEEDLAAANQRIVDRSELNLANAARLGLYVVSRLTERHGVRVQLKESAYGGTTAVVLIPVDLVTADDDPSTSGGFLAGAADSPGVRGGGAADGRPAPVAIAEPLTAPRPRPALDAALPADPALPTDGALPTDGALPTDGALPVDGALPVDGALPTDGGLPTRSRGRSLAEAVGGAATARSGSGTGALEGPTVPTGLPLTTGPARDGHGADGDGEPPTAASARTAVPSAPAAPAVSTGAAPAVSGGAAPAVSGEAAPAVSGGAVPVDPARASAGPAAGTPPSPADPELAFTESGLPVRVRQASIAPELRDEPADDDADTTDTDTDTVRQPEQVRRMMSSYQTGTRRGRTDAAKLLGVGDPPDAAPDPGDQQAT from the coding sequence ATGCGATCTCGCGGTACGAGTGTCCGCACCAAGGTTGTCGCACTGCTGCTCTCGCTGGTGGCACTGTGGATGTTCGCGGCCTGGGTGACCCTCCGGGACGGCTTCAACCTGCTCGGCGTGCAGCTGCTGAACACCAAGGTGTACGTGCCCAGCGAGCCGCTGCTGCAGGAACTGCAGGTCGAGCGGCGGCTGACGCAGGAGTACCTCGGCGACCCCGAGCCCGCCCGGCGGGCGGCCCTGGAGGCGGAGCACCGCCGGACCGAGGAGCTCGCGACCGCCTTCGCCGCGTCGGTGCGGAGCTGGCAGGTCGACCTCGCCGGCAGCGACGAGCTCGGGCGCCGCCTGTCAGAATCGGTCAGCCGGTTGGAGAGCCTCAAGGAGACGCGCGCCGCCGTCCTGTCCCGGGGCGTCGACCGGCTCGCGGCCGCCGACCGCTACACCGAGGCCATCCGGTCGATCTTCCTCATCTACGACGTCACCGGAAGCCTCGACGACAAGGAACTGGCGGCGGACGCGGCGGCCCTCATCCAGCTCAACCGGATGAAGGAGCTGATCTCCCAGCAGGACGCGCTGGTCAGCGGCCTCGTCGGCAGCGGCCGGATCAGCGGCCCCGAGTACGCCCGCTTCAGCTCGCTGGTGGGCGCCGAACGGTTCCTCGGCGAGGAGACCCGGCTGAAGCTGTCCGAGGCGGACCAGCGGCGGTACCGGGAGCTGGTCGAGTCGGATGCGTTCCGGCGGCTCCGCGCCGTCCAGGACGGGATCATCCGCGACGGTCGGCCGTCGACGACGCTGCCGTTCAGCGCGGCGGACTGGCGCGACACGGTCGAGCCGGCGGCAGCGGAGATCAACAAGGTCGTCGTGGCCGGCGGCGAGGGCATCGTCGGCCGCGCCGCCAGCATCGCCGCGCTCGTGATCGTCCGGGTGCTGCTCGCGACCGGTCTCGGTCTGGTCGCGGTGATCGCCTCCATCGTTGTGACCGTCACCACCGCGCGTACCCTGCTCCGTCAGCTGGAGCGGCTGCGCGAGGCCGCGTTCCGTCTCGCCCACGAGCGCCTGCCCGGCGTGGTGGAGCGGCTCGGCCGCGGCGACGAGGTCGACGTCGCCAAGGAGGCCCCGCCGCTCGAGTTCGGCGACGACGAGATCGGCCAGGTGGGCCACGCGTTCAACGCCGTGCAGGAGACCGCGATCCGCACCGCGGTCGAGCAGGCCGAGCTGCGCCGCAACGTGCGGGAGGTGTTCCTCAGCCTGGCCCGGCGTACGCAGGCGCTGGTCCACCGCCAGCTCACGCTCCTCGACGCGATGGAGCGGCGGGAGCAGGACGCGGAGGAACTGGAGGACCTGTTCCGCGTCGACCACCTCGCCACCCGGATGCGGCGCAACGCCGAGAACCTGATCGTGCTCTCCGGCGCCACGCCCGGCCGGGCCTGGCGGCGCAACGTGCCGATGGTCGACGTGGTGCGCGGCGCGGTGGCCGAGGTGGAGGACTACACCCGGGTCACCGTGCTGCCCCTGGGTTCGGTCTCCCTGGCGGGTCGGGCGGTCGGTGACGTCATCCACCTGCTCGCCGAGCTGATCGAGAACGGTCTGTCGTTCTCGCCGCCGCACACCATCGTCGAGGTGCGGGGGCAGTTGGTCGGCAACGGGTTCGTCATCGAGATCGAGGACCGCGGTCTCGGCATGAGCGAGGAGGACCTCGCCGCCGCCAACCAGCGGATCGTCGACCGCTCCGAGCTGAACCTGGCCAACGCCGCCCGCCTGGGCCTGTACGTCGTGAGCCGGCTGACCGAGCGGCACGGCGTCCGGGTGCAGCTGAAGGAGTCCGCGTACGGCGGCACCACGGCGGTCGTGCTGATCCCGGTCGACCTGGTCACCGCCGACGACGATCCGAGCACCTCGGGTGGCTTCCTGGCCGGTGCGGCGGACTCGCCCGGCGTACGGGGCGGCGGGGCGGCCGACGGACGCCCCGCCCCGGTGGCGATCGCCGAGCCGCTCACCGCGCCCCGACCCCGGCCCGCGCTCGACGCGGCCCTGCCCGCCGACCCGGCCCTGCCCACCGACGGAGCCCTGCCCACCGACGGAGCCCTGCCCACCGACGGAGCCCTGCCCGTCGACGGAGCCCTGCCCGTCGACGGTGCCCTGCCCACCGACGGCGGCCTGCCGACGCGGTCGCGGGGGCGGTCGCTCGCCGAGGCCGTCGGCGGCGCCGCGACGGCCCGCTCCGGCAGCGGCACGGGCGCGCTGGAGGGGCCGACGGTGCCGACCGGCCTGCCGCTCACCACCGGGCCGGCCCGGGACGGCCACGGCGCCGACGGCGACGGGGAACCGCCGACGGCCGCGTCGGCGCGGACCGCCGTACCATCCGCGCCGGCCGCGCCCGCCGTCTCCACCGGCGCCGCACCGGCCGTGTCCGGCGGGGCCGCACCGGCCGTGTCCGGCGAGGCCGCGCCCGCCGTGTCCGGCGGGGCCGTGCCGGTTGACCCGGCACGCGCGTCGGCCGGCCCCGCGGCCGGGACGCCGCCCTCGCCGGCCGACCCGGAGCTGGCGTTCACCGAGTCCGGGCTGCCGGTCCGCGTCCGGCAGGCCAGCATCGCGCCCGAACTGCGCGACGAGCCGGCCGACGACGACGCCGACACCACCGACACCGACACCGACACGGTGCGCCAGCCGGAGCAGGTGCGCCGGATGATGAGCTCGTACCAGACCGGGACCCGGCGTGGGCGCACCGACGCCGCCAAGCTGCTCGGCGTGGGCGACCCGCCGGACGCGGCCCCCGATCCGGGAGACCAGCAGGCAACCTGA
- a CDS encoding roadblock/LC7 domain-containing protein has protein sequence MTQKTASTADLTWLLDDLVGRVKQAEHAVALSTDGLLMASSRGLTRDDAEHLAAMAAGIQSLARGAGKRFGGGQVQQTIIEMQSSFLFVTAAGRNACLAVLATEDADVGLIAYEMAMLVTRVGKYVASPSRAEQPAGGK, from the coding sequence GTGACGCAGAAGACGGCTTCGACGGCCGACCTGACGTGGTTGCTGGACGATCTGGTCGGCCGGGTCAAGCAGGCCGAGCACGCGGTCGCGTTGTCGACAGACGGCCTGCTGATGGCGTCCTCCCGTGGGCTGACCCGGGACGACGCGGAGCACCTGGCGGCGATGGCCGCCGGCATCCAGAGCCTCGCGCGCGGCGCCGGGAAGCGTTTCGGCGGCGGGCAGGTGCAGCAGACGATCATCGAGATGCAGTCGTCGTTCCTGTTCGTCACAGCGGCCGGCCGCAACGCCTGCCTCGCGGTCCTGGCCACCGAGGACGCCGACGTGGGGCTGATCGCGTACGAGATGGCGATGCTGGTCACCCGGGTCGGCAAGTACGTCGCGTCGCCGTCGCGCGCCGAGCAGCCGGCCGGCGGGAAGTAG
- a CDS encoding DUF742 domain-containing protein, whose amino-acid sequence MTVQGESAEHQWVDDHAGPVVRPYAVTRGRARPVAGTFDLISLVTATRVDVTPEIGLGPEHLAIVALCQRMQSVAEIAAHLDLPVGTVRVLLGDLVARNLVQVREPRVTAGLPDNSVFEAVINGLRAL is encoded by the coding sequence ATGACGGTGCAGGGAGAGTCGGCGGAGCACCAATGGGTCGACGACCACGCCGGGCCGGTCGTGCGCCCGTACGCGGTGACGCGCGGCCGGGCCCGCCCGGTCGCCGGCACGTTCGACCTGATCTCCCTCGTGACCGCCACCCGGGTGGACGTGACTCCGGAGATCGGCCTGGGCCCGGAACACCTGGCGATCGTGGCGCTCTGCCAGCGCATGCAGTCCGTCGCGGAGATCGCCGCTCACCTGGACCTACCGGTTGGCACCGTCCGCGTCCTGCTCGGTGACCTGGTGGCCCGCAACCTCGTGCAGGTACGCGAGCCGCGGGTGACGGCCGGCCTTCCCGACAACAGCGTTTTCGAGGCGGTTATCAATGGACTTCGGGCCCTCTGA
- a CDS encoding ATP/GTP-binding protein gives MDFGPSERSAGATPLPTAIKILIAGGFGAGKTTLVGAVSETRPLRTEEVLTETGVGIDDLSGVEGKTTTTVAMDFGRITISDDLVLYLFGTPGQDRFWFVWDELSLGAIGAVVLADTRRLADCFPSIDYFEGRGTPFVVAVNCFEGARAYQLDEVRAALNLDPDVPVLLCDARQRKSGKEVLITLMEHAMKTLEARRDAG, from the coding sequence ATGGACTTCGGGCCCTCTGAGCGGTCGGCGGGAGCGACGCCCCTGCCCACCGCGATCAAGATCCTGATCGCGGGTGGCTTCGGCGCGGGCAAGACGACCCTGGTCGGCGCGGTCAGCGAGACCCGCCCGTTGCGCACCGAGGAGGTGCTGACCGAGACCGGGGTCGGCATCGACGACCTGTCCGGTGTGGAGGGCAAGACCACCACCACCGTCGCGATGGACTTCGGTCGCATCACCATCAGCGACGACCTGGTGCTCTACCTGTTCGGCACCCCGGGTCAGGACCGGTTCTGGTTCGTCTGGGACGAACTGTCGCTGGGTGCGATCGGCGCGGTGGTGCTGGCGGACACCCGGCGGCTGGCCGACTGCTTCCCGTCGATCGACTACTTCGAGGGGCGGGGCACCCCGTTCGTGGTGGCGGTGAACTGCTTCGAGGGCGCCCGTGCGTATCAGCTCGACGAGGTGCGGGCCGCGCTCAATCTCGACCCGGACGTGCCCGTCCTGCTCTGCGACGCCCGGCAGCGGAAGTCCGGCAAGGAGGTGCTCATCACCCTGATGGAGCACGCCATGAAGACCCTCGAAGCCCGCCGCGACGCCGGCTGA
- a CDS encoding type II toxin-antitoxin system VapC family toxin yields the protein MRVLLDTHVALWWLTDDPTLSEELKEHIDTEPEVYLSPVSVCEVGVKQALGKLSGPDDLARLVAEADLRELPIRHEHAVTAATLPPIHRDPFDRMLIAQARHAGLTLATRDVQIQKYGVPILAV from the coding sequence ATGAGGGTGCTGCTCGACACCCATGTCGCCCTGTGGTGGCTGACCGACGACCCGACCCTCAGCGAAGAGTTGAAGGAGCACATCGACACCGAGCCTGAGGTCTATCTGAGTCCGGTCAGCGTCTGCGAGGTCGGCGTCAAGCAGGCGCTCGGTAAACTCTCCGGGCCCGATGACCTGGCCCGACTCGTCGCGGAGGCCGATCTGCGGGAGTTGCCGATCCGCCACGAACACGCCGTCACCGCGGCCACCCTGCCGCCCATCCACCGCGACCCGTTCGACCGCATGCTGATCGCCCAGGCTCGGCACGCCGGTCTCACCCTCGCGACCCGGGACGTCCAGATCCAGAAGTACGGCGTGCCGATCCTGGCGGTGTGA
- a CDS encoding type II toxin-antitoxin system Phd/YefM family antitoxin, with amino-acid sequence MSGEAAAQFNIHDAKTHLSRIIERVEHGEEIVISRSGTPVAKVIPLRHQPRRGRGSLRGRLVLADDWDSEDVNDSIARDFGGTG; translated from the coding sequence ATGTCGGGTGAGGCGGCAGCACAGTTCAACATCCACGACGCGAAGACTCACCTCTCGCGGATCATCGAGCGTGTCGAGCACGGCGAGGAGATCGTGATCAGCCGGTCCGGCACGCCGGTCGCCAAGGTCATTCCGCTACGTCACCAGCCTCGGCGCGGTCGCGGGTCACTACGCGGCCGGCTGGTGCTGGCGGACGACTGGGATTCCGAGGACGTCAATGACTCGATTGCCCGGGACTTCGGGGGGACCGGATGA
- a CDS encoding aconitate hydratase, translating to MKEYDVASLDTFGAKTQLRVGDASYEIFKISKVEGHERLPYSLKILLENLLRTEDGANITADHIRQLGAWEPTADPSVEIQFTPARVLMQDFTGVPCVVDLATMREAVRDLGGDPTKVNPLAPAELVIDHSVIADLFGREDAFQRNVELEYERNKERYQFLRWGQTAFNEFKVVPPGTGIVHQVNIEYLARTVMERGGQAYPDTVVGTDSHTTMVNGLGVLGWGVGGIEAEAAMLGQPVSMLIPRVVGFKLSGEMPAGTTATDLVLTITEMLRKHGVVGKFVEFYGPGVGAVPLANRATIGNMSPEYGSTVAIFPIDAETVRYLELTGRDPQQVALVEAYAKEQGLWHDPAAEPEYSERLELDLSTIEPSLAGPKRPQDRVPLGSAKTLFRSALTDYVAADETGGDRDRKAGVPQLEKPFGVAGHADEASAESFPASDSPANGVIDPADAPRDLETAAVGSGGRMTNPVRVTGADGTEFELDHGAVVIAAITSCTNTSNPQVMIGAALLARNAVEKGLSRKPWVKTTLAPGSKVVMDYYERAGLTPYLEKLGFHLVGYGCTTCIGNSGPLPEEISAAVNENDLAVVSVLSGNRNFEGRINPDVKMNYLASPPLVVAYALAGTMDIDLANEPIGEDSQGNPVFLRDIWPNTAEIQDVIASAIGATGFSSAYADVFAGDARWQSLPTPTGDTFAWEGESTYVRKPPYFEGMEREPKAVGDITGARVLAKLGDSVTTDHISPAGSIKADSPAGRYLAEHGVPRHEFNSYGSRRGNHEVMIRGTFANIRLRNQLVPGVEGGFTVNHLTGEQTTIYDASVAYQEAGIPLVVLAGKEYGSGSSRDWAAKGTMLLGVQAVIAESYERIHRSNLIGMGVLPLQFPAGETAESLGLTGTETFSIAGVTALNDGETPRTVKVTTDTGVEFDAVVRIDTPGEADYYRHGGILQFVLRRMIAS from the coding sequence GTGAAGGAGTACGACGTGGCGAGCCTCGACACCTTCGGTGCGAAGACCCAGCTACGCGTCGGAGACGCGAGCTACGAGATTTTCAAGATCAGTAAGGTGGAGGGCCACGAACGGCTCCCCTACAGCCTGAAGATCCTCCTGGAGAACCTGCTCCGGACCGAGGACGGCGCGAACATCACCGCCGACCACATCCGCCAGCTCGGCGCGTGGGAGCCGACCGCCGACCCGAGCGTCGAGATCCAGTTCACCCCGGCGCGGGTGCTCATGCAGGACTTCACCGGCGTACCGTGCGTCGTCGACCTGGCCACCATGCGCGAGGCCGTCCGCGACCTCGGCGGCGACCCCACCAAGGTGAACCCGCTCGCCCCGGCCGAGCTGGTCATCGACCACTCGGTCATCGCCGACCTGTTCGGCCGTGAGGACGCGTTCCAGCGCAACGTCGAGCTGGAGTACGAGCGCAACAAGGAGCGCTACCAGTTCCTGCGCTGGGGCCAGACCGCGTTCAACGAGTTCAAGGTGGTGCCGCCGGGCACCGGCATCGTGCACCAGGTCAACATCGAGTACCTGGCCCGTACGGTGATGGAGCGGGGCGGCCAGGCGTACCCGGACACGGTCGTCGGCACCGACTCGCACACCACGATGGTCAATGGCCTGGGCGTGCTCGGCTGGGGCGTCGGCGGCATCGAGGCCGAGGCCGCGATGCTCGGGCAGCCGGTGAGCATGCTCATCCCGCGGGTCGTCGGCTTCAAGCTCTCCGGCGAGATGCCGGCCGGCACCACCGCCACCGACCTGGTCCTCACGATCACCGAGATGCTGCGCAAGCACGGCGTGGTCGGCAAGTTCGTCGAGTTCTACGGCCCCGGCGTGGGCGCGGTGCCGCTGGCCAACCGGGCCACCATCGGCAACATGTCCCCGGAGTACGGCTCGACCGTCGCGATCTTCCCGATCGACGCCGAGACCGTCCGCTACCTCGAGCTGACCGGCCGGGACCCGCAGCAGGTCGCGCTCGTCGAGGCGTACGCCAAGGAGCAGGGCCTCTGGCACGACCCGGCCGCCGAGCCGGAGTACTCGGAGCGCCTGGAGCTCGACCTGAGCACCATCGAGCCGTCCCTCGCCGGCCCGAAGCGCCCGCAGGACCGAGTGCCGCTGGGCAGCGCCAAGACGCTGTTCCGCTCCGCGCTGACGGACTACGTGGCGGCCGACGAGACCGGCGGCGACCGGGACCGCAAGGCGGGCGTGCCGCAGCTGGAGAAGCCGTTCGGCGTGGCGGGCCACGCCGACGAGGCCAGCGCCGAGTCCTTCCCCGCCAGCGACTCCCCGGCCAACGGGGTGATCGACCCGGCCGACGCCCCGCGTGACCTGGAGACCGCGGCGGTGGGCTCCGGCGGCCGGATGACCAACCCGGTCCGGGTCACCGGCGCCGACGGCACCGAGTTCGAGCTGGACCACGGCGCGGTGGTGATCGCCGCGATCACCTCCTGCACCAACACCTCCAACCCCCAGGTGATGATCGGCGCGGCCCTGCTGGCCCGCAACGCGGTCGAGAAGGGCCTGAGCCGCAAGCCGTGGGTGAAGACCACCCTCGCGCCCGGCTCGAAGGTCGTCATGGACTACTACGAGCGGGCCGGCCTCACGCCGTACCTGGAGAAGCTGGGCTTCCACCTGGTCGGCTACGGCTGCACCACCTGCATCGGCAACTCCGGCCCGCTGCCGGAGGAGATCTCCGCCGCGGTCAACGAGAACGACCTCGCGGTCGTCTCGGTGCTCTCCGGCAACCGGAACTTCGAGGGCCGGATCAACCCGGACGTCAAGATGAACTACCTGGCGTCGCCGCCGCTGGTGGTCGCGTACGCGCTGGCCGGCACGATGGACATCGACCTGGCCAACGAGCCGATCGGCGAGGACAGCCAGGGCAACCCGGTGTTCCTGCGGGACATCTGGCCGAACACCGCCGAGATCCAGGACGTCATCGCCTCGGCGATCGGCGCCACCGGCTTCAGCTCGGCGTACGCGGACGTCTTCGCCGGCGACGCGCGGTGGCAGTCGCTGCCGACGCCGACCGGTGACACGTTCGCCTGGGAGGGCGAGTCGACGTACGTCCGCAAGCCCCCGTACTTCGAGGGCATGGAGCGGGAGCCGAAGGCGGTCGGTGACATCACCGGCGCTCGCGTGCTGGCCAAGCTGGGCGACTCGGTGACCACCGACCACATCTCCCCGGCCGGCTCGATCAAGGCCGACTCGCCCGCCGGCCGGTACCTCGCCGAGCACGGCGTGCCGCGCCACGAGTTCAACTCGTACGGCTCCCGGCGGGGCAACCACGAGGTGATGATCCGGGGCACGTTCGCCAACATCCGGCTGCGCAACCAGCTGGTGCCCGGCGTCGAGGGCGGCTTCACCGTCAACCACCTCACCGGCGAGCAGACGACCATCTACGACGCCTCGGTGGCCTACCAGGAGGCCGGTATTCCGCTGGTCGTCCTGGCCGGCAAGGAGTACGGCTCCGGCTCGTCGCGGGACTGGGCGGCCAAGGGCACGATGCTGCTGGGCGTGCAGGCCGTCATCGCCGAGTCGTACGAGCGGATCCACCGCTCGAACCTGATCGGTATGGGCGTCCTCCCGCTCCAGTTCCCGGCTGGCGAGACCGCCGAGTCGCTGGGCCTCACCGGCACCGAGACGTTCTCGATCGCCGGGGTCACCGCGCTGAACGACGGCGAGACCCCGCGGACCGTCAAGGTCACCACCGACACCGGTGTGGAGTTCGACGCGGTCGTCCGCATCGACACCCCGGGCGAGGCGGACTACTACCGGCACGGCGGCATCCTGCAGTTCGTGCTGCGCCGCATGATCGCCAGCTGA